The proteins below come from a single Esox lucius isolate fEsoLuc1 chromosome 7, fEsoLuc1.pri, whole genome shotgun sequence genomic window:
- the aff4 gene encoding AF4/FMR2 family member 4 isoform X1 has product MASLSGNMNREDRNVLRMKERERRNQEIQQGGEAFPANSPLFPEPYKVSSKEDKLSSRIQSMLGNYDEMKEPIGDTIPKLSGKPSGSSSSEEKSGQSLFGEQRGGGSSQSSKWTPVGPAASTSSSQSSKRSSLQGSHNSSRSSGSSSSSQRHERDYKKSNKHGSEHSKSHTSSPAKVSLSSGHSRSLGAEQHGKERYRSKSPRDREANWDSPSRVHTSFPSGPHSSQAFPPSLMSKPGSMQQKPTAYVRPMDGQETVEPKTSSEMYSGQSQSSTMGEMKANGKASLSKLKIPSQPVESSMTGDANCVDEILKEMTQSWPPPLTAIHTPCKTEPSKFPFPSKDTQHAGFPGANKKSTKTSSSHQSKAAPSDGDQANTVLLEDDLKLSSDEDSDGEQDSAKNASRNASASNNSNNSEGAEHSRDDSSSHSGSESSSGSDSESESSSTDSEANEPPRPASPEPEPATANKWQLDNWFKKAKQFSPASPVDNNVPTKYKKDGRDQSSGRGYGGQGGSKDSGAPTPSRDLRAAQKGSESGRGRQKSPAQSEGAAGQRRTVGKKQPKKSEKLPVVEEPKGGLRVESEPAPEIPPHRPKAATKGSRKPNIKKEPKSSPRPAVDKRKSKAPTKTSQKSREFVDTDSSSSESEENDSIPSSSQTPKYTESIRTPVCVFSPMEEKELLSPLSDPEERFPVRQQQELMVKIDLSLLTRVPGRPFKDLLEPKVERDCSLDRDGNFQKQPSEKSSSKSKRKHKNDDESAKPDSKKSRLEEKSSSHHKTSSKESKRAVEVRVKEEPVPSPSISGSGGLQRTPKAEHVSRKRTASQSSTSLSSGASSGREGSHGNKSRSESKYRKGEDKQSRSTREGKEKTSKGSENQLAAPLLSSDGSKSTRSKLQFEDRVHSADHYLQEAKKLKHNADALMDRFEKAVYYLDAVVSFIECGNALEKSAQEAKSPFPMYAETVELIKYTMKLKSYMAPDATSADKRLAVLCLRCQSLLYLRLFKLRKESALKYSKTLTEHLKNSLSNTQAPSPGMGNKAAGMPSPVSPKLSPGSAGSYSSGTSSASGSSSVTIPQRIHQMAASYVQVTSNFLYATEVWDQAEQLAKEQKEFFTELDKVMSPLIFNTSSMTELVRFTRQGLHWLRLDAKLIP; this is encoded by the exons ATGGCCTCTCTGTCAGG CAACATGAACCGTGAAGACCGGAATGTGCTTCGtatgaaagaaagagaaaggcgAAATCAAGAAATCCAGCAGGGAGGAGAGGCCTTTCCAGCTAACTCCCCTCTCTTTCCTGAACCTTATAAAGTT TCCAGCAAAGAAGATAAACTGTCCAGTCGTATCCAGAGTATGCTGGGAAACTACGACGAGATGAAGGAACCTATCGGAGACACAATTCCAAAACTCAGTGGCAAACCATcaggctcctcctcctctgaggAAAAGTCTGGCCAGTCCCTTTTCGGGGAGCAGCGTGGAGGTGGCAGTAGCCAGAGCAGTAAATGGACTCCAGTGGGCCCGGCGGCAAGCACCTCTTCCTCCCAGTCCTCCAAGAGATCCAGCCTCCAGGGCAGCCACAACAGTAGCAGGAGTAGCGGTAGCAGCAGCAGTAGCCAAAGACATGAGCGCGACTACAAGAAGTCTAACAAGCATGGCTCAGAACACTCCAAGTCGCACACGTCCAGTCCAGCCAAGGTGTCCCTGAGCTCTGGTCACTCCCGGTCGCTGGGCGCTGAGCAGCACGGCAAGGAGCGCTACCGCTCCAAGTCCCCGCGTGATCGCGAGGCCAACTGGGACTCACCATCACGGGTGCACACGTCCTTTCCCAGCGGCCCGCACTCCAGCCAAGCCTTTCCCCCTTCCCTCATGTCCAAGCCCGGCTCCATGCAGCAGAAACCTACAGCCTACGTGCGCCCCATGGACGGGCAGGAGACGGTGGAGCCCAAGACCTCTTCAGAGATGTACAGTGGCCAGTCCCAGAGCAGCACCATGGGCGAGATGAAGGCCAACGGCAAGGCCTCGCTCTCCAAGCTGAAGATCCCCTCGCAGCCTGTTGAG AGTTCCATGACTGGGGACGCAAATTGTGTTGATGAGATTTTAAAG GAAATGACTCAGTCCTGGCCCCCTCCATTAACAGCCATCCATACCCCCTGCAAGACTGAGCCTTCGAAGTTTCCATTTCCCTCCAAG GACACACAGCATGCAGGTTTTCCTGGAGCAAACA AGAAGTCCACGAAGACGTCGAGCAGTCACCAGTCCAAGGCAGCGCCGTCGGACGGGGATCAGGCCAA TACTGTTCTGCTGGAGGATGACCTGAAGCTCAGCAGTGATGAGGACAGTGACGGTGAACAGGACTCGGCCAAAAACGCCTCCAGAAACGCATCAGCAAG CAACAACAGTAACAACAGCGAGGGGGCGGAGCACTCACGGGACGACTCCAGCAGTCACAGTGGCTCGGAGAGCAGCTCGGGGTCGGACAGCGAGAGCGAGAGCAGCTCCACGGACAGCGAGGCCAACGAGCCCCCTCGTCCTGCATCGCCAGAG CCGGAACCAGCCACAGCCAATAAGTGGCAGTTGGACAATTGGTTCAAGAAAGCCAAGCAGTTCTCCCCGGCCTCCCCAGTGGACAATAATGTACCCACCAAGTACAAGAAGGATGGCCGGGACCAGAGCTCGGGCCGGGGCTACGGCGGGCAGGGGGGTTCCAAGGATTCTGGGGCGCCCACGCCTAGCAGGGACCTGAGGGCTGCGCAGAAGGGCTCCGAGAGTGGCCGCGGCCGGCAAAAATCACCAGCTCAGAGCGAGGGAGCAGCCGGCCAGCGCAGGACTGTGGGtaaaaaacagcccaaaaaGTCTGAGAAGCTCCCGGTGGTGGAGGAGCCCAAGGGGGGGCTGCGGGTGGAGAGTGAACCGGCCCCAGAAATCCCCCCCCATCGGCCCAAGGCTGCCACCAAGGGCTCCCGCAAACCCAACATCAAGAAGGAGCCCAAGTCCTCGCCCAGACCTGCGGTAGACAAGCGCAAGAGCAAGGCGCCCACCAAGACGTCCCAGAAGTCCCGGGAGTTTGTGGACACGGATTCCTCCTCCTCGGAATCAGAGGAGAACGACAGCATTCCGTCGTCATCCCAGACCCCCAAGTACACAGAGAGCATCCGGACTCCTGTGTGCGTTTTCTCTCCTATGGAAGAGAAGGAGCTGCTCTCGCCCCTCAGCGACCCAGAAGAACGCTTCCCTGTCAGGCAGCAGCAGGAGCTCATGGTGAAGATTGACCTGAGCCTGCTGACCCGTGTCCCCGGACGCCCCTTCAAAGACCTGCTGGAGCCCAAAGTGGAGAGGGACTGCTCCCTGGACAGAGACGGTAACTTCCAGAAGCAGCCCTCGGAGAAAAGCTCCAGTAAGAGCAAAAGGAAACACAAG AATGATGATGAGAGCGCCAAACCAGATAGCAAGAAGTCCAGACTTGAAGAAAAATCCTCATCTCACCACAAGACCAGCAGCAAAGA GTCTAAGAGGGCCGTGGAGGTCAGGGTGAAGGAGGAGCCAGTGCCATCTCCCTCCATATCGGGGTCGGGAGGGCTGCAGAGGACGCCTAAGGCGGAGCACGTCAGCCGCAAGCGAACGGCCAGCCAGTCGTCCACCTCCCTGTCCAGCGGAGCCagcagtgggagggaggggagccacGGCAACAAGAGCAGATCCGAATCCAAGTACCGGAAAGGCGAGGACAAGCAGAGCAGGAGCACCCGGGAGggcaag GAGAAAACCTCGAAGGGCTCCGAAAACCAGCTTGCCGCACCACTGCTCTCCTCGGATGGCTCCAAGTCCACGAGGTCAAAACTGCAGTTTGAGGACCG GGTTCATTCTGCTGATCACTACTTACAAGAGGCCAAGAAACTGAAACACAATGCAGATGCCCTG ATGGATCGGTTTGAAAAGGCTGTGTACTACCTGGACGCTGTAGTGTCCTTCATCGAGTGTGGAAACGCCCTGGAGAAGAGTGCCCAGGAAGCCAAGTCCCCATTCCCTATGTATGCCGAGACCGTGGAGCTCATCAA GTACACTATGAAGTTGAAGAGCTACATGGCCCCAGACGCTACGTCAGCAGACAAACGACTGGCAGTGTTGTG ccTGCGATGCCAGTCCCTACTCTACCTGCGACTGTTCAAGCTGAGGAAAGAGAGTGCACTGAAATACTCTAAAACGCTCACGGAGCACCTGAAG AATTCTTTGAGTAACACCCAAGCTCCCTCTCCTGGAATGGGAAA TAAAGCGGCGGGCATGCCGTCTCCGGTCTCCCCAAAGCTGTCCCCAGGTAGCGCTGGCAGCTACTCCTCGGGCACATCCAGCGCCAGCGGCAGCTCTTCCGTCACCATCCCCCAGCGCATCCACCAGATGGCTGCCAGCTACGTCCAGGTCACCTCCAACTTCCTCTACGCCACCGAGGTGTGGGACCAAGCGGAGCAGCTGGCCAAAGAGCAGAAAG AGTTCTTCACAGAGCTGGACAAGGTGATGAGCCCTCTGATCTTCAACACCAGCAGTATGACTGAACTGGTGCGCTTCACACGGCAGGGCCTACACTGGCTGCGATTGGACGCTAAGCTCATCCCCTGA
- the aff4 gene encoding AF4/FMR2 family member 4 isoform X2, protein MNREDRNVLRMKERERRNQEIQQGGEAFPANSPLFPEPYKVSSKEDKLSSRIQSMLGNYDEMKEPIGDTIPKLSGKPSGSSSSEEKSGQSLFGEQRGGGSSQSSKWTPVGPAASTSSSQSSKRSSLQGSHNSSRSSGSSSSSQRHERDYKKSNKHGSEHSKSHTSSPAKVSLSSGHSRSLGAEQHGKERYRSKSPRDREANWDSPSRVHTSFPSGPHSSQAFPPSLMSKPGSMQQKPTAYVRPMDGQETVEPKTSSEMYSGQSQSSTMGEMKANGKASLSKLKIPSQPVESSMTGDANCVDEILKEMTQSWPPPLTAIHTPCKTEPSKFPFPSKDTQHAGFPGANKKSTKTSSSHQSKAAPSDGDQANTVLLEDDLKLSSDEDSDGEQDSAKNASRNASASNNSNNSEGAEHSRDDSSSHSGSESSSGSDSESESSSTDSEANEPPRPASPEPEPATANKWQLDNWFKKAKQFSPASPVDNNVPTKYKKDGRDQSSGRGYGGQGGSKDSGAPTPSRDLRAAQKGSESGRGRQKSPAQSEGAAGQRRTVGKKQPKKSEKLPVVEEPKGGLRVESEPAPEIPPHRPKAATKGSRKPNIKKEPKSSPRPAVDKRKSKAPTKTSQKSREFVDTDSSSSESEENDSIPSSSQTPKYTESIRTPVCVFSPMEEKELLSPLSDPEERFPVRQQQELMVKIDLSLLTRVPGRPFKDLLEPKVERDCSLDRDGNFQKQPSEKSSSKSKRKHKNDDESAKPDSKKSRLEEKSSSHHKTSSKESKRAVEVRVKEEPVPSPSISGSGGLQRTPKAEHVSRKRTASQSSTSLSSGASSGREGSHGNKSRSESKYRKGEDKQSRSTREGKEKTSKGSENQLAAPLLSSDGSKSTRSKLQFEDRVHSADHYLQEAKKLKHNADALMDRFEKAVYYLDAVVSFIECGNALEKSAQEAKSPFPMYAETVELIKYTMKLKSYMAPDATSADKRLAVLCLRCQSLLYLRLFKLRKESALKYSKTLTEHLKNSLSNTQAPSPGMGNKAAGMPSPVSPKLSPGSAGSYSSGTSSASGSSSVTIPQRIHQMAASYVQVTSNFLYATEVWDQAEQLAKEQKEFFTELDKVMSPLIFNTSSMTELVRFTRQGLHWLRLDAKLIP, encoded by the exons ATGAACCGTGAAGACCGGAATGTGCTTCGtatgaaagaaagagaaaggcgAAATCAAGAAATCCAGCAGGGAGGAGAGGCCTTTCCAGCTAACTCCCCTCTCTTTCCTGAACCTTATAAAGTT TCCAGCAAAGAAGATAAACTGTCCAGTCGTATCCAGAGTATGCTGGGAAACTACGACGAGATGAAGGAACCTATCGGAGACACAATTCCAAAACTCAGTGGCAAACCATcaggctcctcctcctctgaggAAAAGTCTGGCCAGTCCCTTTTCGGGGAGCAGCGTGGAGGTGGCAGTAGCCAGAGCAGTAAATGGACTCCAGTGGGCCCGGCGGCAAGCACCTCTTCCTCCCAGTCCTCCAAGAGATCCAGCCTCCAGGGCAGCCACAACAGTAGCAGGAGTAGCGGTAGCAGCAGCAGTAGCCAAAGACATGAGCGCGACTACAAGAAGTCTAACAAGCATGGCTCAGAACACTCCAAGTCGCACACGTCCAGTCCAGCCAAGGTGTCCCTGAGCTCTGGTCACTCCCGGTCGCTGGGCGCTGAGCAGCACGGCAAGGAGCGCTACCGCTCCAAGTCCCCGCGTGATCGCGAGGCCAACTGGGACTCACCATCACGGGTGCACACGTCCTTTCCCAGCGGCCCGCACTCCAGCCAAGCCTTTCCCCCTTCCCTCATGTCCAAGCCCGGCTCCATGCAGCAGAAACCTACAGCCTACGTGCGCCCCATGGACGGGCAGGAGACGGTGGAGCCCAAGACCTCTTCAGAGATGTACAGTGGCCAGTCCCAGAGCAGCACCATGGGCGAGATGAAGGCCAACGGCAAGGCCTCGCTCTCCAAGCTGAAGATCCCCTCGCAGCCTGTTGAG AGTTCCATGACTGGGGACGCAAATTGTGTTGATGAGATTTTAAAG GAAATGACTCAGTCCTGGCCCCCTCCATTAACAGCCATCCATACCCCCTGCAAGACTGAGCCTTCGAAGTTTCCATTTCCCTCCAAG GACACACAGCATGCAGGTTTTCCTGGAGCAAACA AGAAGTCCACGAAGACGTCGAGCAGTCACCAGTCCAAGGCAGCGCCGTCGGACGGGGATCAGGCCAA TACTGTTCTGCTGGAGGATGACCTGAAGCTCAGCAGTGATGAGGACAGTGACGGTGAACAGGACTCGGCCAAAAACGCCTCCAGAAACGCATCAGCAAG CAACAACAGTAACAACAGCGAGGGGGCGGAGCACTCACGGGACGACTCCAGCAGTCACAGTGGCTCGGAGAGCAGCTCGGGGTCGGACAGCGAGAGCGAGAGCAGCTCCACGGACAGCGAGGCCAACGAGCCCCCTCGTCCTGCATCGCCAGAG CCGGAACCAGCCACAGCCAATAAGTGGCAGTTGGACAATTGGTTCAAGAAAGCCAAGCAGTTCTCCCCGGCCTCCCCAGTGGACAATAATGTACCCACCAAGTACAAGAAGGATGGCCGGGACCAGAGCTCGGGCCGGGGCTACGGCGGGCAGGGGGGTTCCAAGGATTCTGGGGCGCCCACGCCTAGCAGGGACCTGAGGGCTGCGCAGAAGGGCTCCGAGAGTGGCCGCGGCCGGCAAAAATCACCAGCTCAGAGCGAGGGAGCAGCCGGCCAGCGCAGGACTGTGGGtaaaaaacagcccaaaaaGTCTGAGAAGCTCCCGGTGGTGGAGGAGCCCAAGGGGGGGCTGCGGGTGGAGAGTGAACCGGCCCCAGAAATCCCCCCCCATCGGCCCAAGGCTGCCACCAAGGGCTCCCGCAAACCCAACATCAAGAAGGAGCCCAAGTCCTCGCCCAGACCTGCGGTAGACAAGCGCAAGAGCAAGGCGCCCACCAAGACGTCCCAGAAGTCCCGGGAGTTTGTGGACACGGATTCCTCCTCCTCGGAATCAGAGGAGAACGACAGCATTCCGTCGTCATCCCAGACCCCCAAGTACACAGAGAGCATCCGGACTCCTGTGTGCGTTTTCTCTCCTATGGAAGAGAAGGAGCTGCTCTCGCCCCTCAGCGACCCAGAAGAACGCTTCCCTGTCAGGCAGCAGCAGGAGCTCATGGTGAAGATTGACCTGAGCCTGCTGACCCGTGTCCCCGGACGCCCCTTCAAAGACCTGCTGGAGCCCAAAGTGGAGAGGGACTGCTCCCTGGACAGAGACGGTAACTTCCAGAAGCAGCCCTCGGAGAAAAGCTCCAGTAAGAGCAAAAGGAAACACAAG AATGATGATGAGAGCGCCAAACCAGATAGCAAGAAGTCCAGACTTGAAGAAAAATCCTCATCTCACCACAAGACCAGCAGCAAAGA GTCTAAGAGGGCCGTGGAGGTCAGGGTGAAGGAGGAGCCAGTGCCATCTCCCTCCATATCGGGGTCGGGAGGGCTGCAGAGGACGCCTAAGGCGGAGCACGTCAGCCGCAAGCGAACGGCCAGCCAGTCGTCCACCTCCCTGTCCAGCGGAGCCagcagtgggagggaggggagccacGGCAACAAGAGCAGATCCGAATCCAAGTACCGGAAAGGCGAGGACAAGCAGAGCAGGAGCACCCGGGAGggcaag GAGAAAACCTCGAAGGGCTCCGAAAACCAGCTTGCCGCACCACTGCTCTCCTCGGATGGCTCCAAGTCCACGAGGTCAAAACTGCAGTTTGAGGACCG GGTTCATTCTGCTGATCACTACTTACAAGAGGCCAAGAAACTGAAACACAATGCAGATGCCCTG ATGGATCGGTTTGAAAAGGCTGTGTACTACCTGGACGCTGTAGTGTCCTTCATCGAGTGTGGAAACGCCCTGGAGAAGAGTGCCCAGGAAGCCAAGTCCCCATTCCCTATGTATGCCGAGACCGTGGAGCTCATCAA GTACACTATGAAGTTGAAGAGCTACATGGCCCCAGACGCTACGTCAGCAGACAAACGACTGGCAGTGTTGTG ccTGCGATGCCAGTCCCTACTCTACCTGCGACTGTTCAAGCTGAGGAAAGAGAGTGCACTGAAATACTCTAAAACGCTCACGGAGCACCTGAAG AATTCTTTGAGTAACACCCAAGCTCCCTCTCCTGGAATGGGAAA TAAAGCGGCGGGCATGCCGTCTCCGGTCTCCCCAAAGCTGTCCCCAGGTAGCGCTGGCAGCTACTCCTCGGGCACATCCAGCGCCAGCGGCAGCTCTTCCGTCACCATCCCCCAGCGCATCCACCAGATGGCTGCCAGCTACGTCCAGGTCACCTCCAACTTCCTCTACGCCACCGAGGTGTGGGACCAAGCGGAGCAGCTGGCCAAAGAGCAGAAAG AGTTCTTCACAGAGCTGGACAAGGTGATGAGCCCTCTGATCTTCAACACCAGCAGTATGACTGAACTGGTGCGCTTCACACGGCAGGGCCTACACTGGCTGCGATTGGACGCTAAGCTCATCCCCTGA
- the aff4 gene encoding AF4/FMR2 family member 4 isoform X4, whose translation MLGNYDEMKEPIGDTIPKLSGKPSGSSSSEEKSGQSLFGEQRGGGSSQSSKWTPVGPAASTSSSQSSKRSSLQGSHNSSRSSGSSSSSQRHERDYKKSNKHGSEHSKSHTSSPAKVSLSSGHSRSLGAEQHGKERYRSKSPRDREANWDSPSRVHTSFPSGPHSSQAFPPSLMSKPGSMQQKPTAYVRPMDGQETVEPKTSSEMYSGQSQSSTMGEMKANGKASLSKLKIPSQPVESSMTGDANCVDEILKEMTQSWPPPLTAIHTPCKTEPSKFPFPSKDTQHAGFPGANKKSTKTSSSHQSKAAPSDGDQANTVLLEDDLKLSSDEDSDGEQDSAKNASRNASASNNSNNSEGAEHSRDDSSSHSGSESSSGSDSESESSSTDSEANEPPRPASPEPEPATANKWQLDNWFKKAKQFSPASPVDNNVPTKYKKDGRDQSSGRGYGGQGGSKDSGAPTPSRDLRAAQKGSESGRGRQKSPAQSEGAAGQRRTVGKKQPKKSEKLPVVEEPKGGLRVESEPAPEIPPHRPKAATKGSRKPNIKKEPKSSPRPAVDKRKSKAPTKTSQKSREFVDTDSSSSESEENDSIPSSSQTPKYTESIRTPVCVFSPMEEKELLSPLSDPEERFPVRQQQELMVKIDLSLLTRVPGRPFKDLLEPKVERDCSLDRDGNFQKQPSEKSSSKSKRKHKNDDESAKPDSKKSRLEEKSSSHHKTSSKESKRAVEVRVKEEPVPSPSISGSGGLQRTPKAEHVSRKRTASQSSTSLSSGASSGREGSHGNKSRSESKYRKGEDKQSRSTREGKEKTSKGSENQLAAPLLSSDGSKSTRSKLQFEDRVHSADHYLQEAKKLKHNADALMDRFEKAVYYLDAVVSFIECGNALEKSAQEAKSPFPMYAETVELIKYTMKLKSYMAPDATSADKRLAVLCLRCQSLLYLRLFKLRKESALKYSKTLTEHLKNSLSNTQAPSPGMGNKAAGMPSPVSPKLSPGSAGSYSSGTSSASGSSSVTIPQRIHQMAASYVQVTSNFLYATEVWDQAEQLAKEQKEFFTELDKVMSPLIFNTSSMTELVRFTRQGLHWLRLDAKLIP comes from the exons ATGCTGGGAAACTACGACGAGATGAAGGAACCTATCGGAGACACAATTCCAAAACTCAGTGGCAAACCATcaggctcctcctcctctgaggAAAAGTCTGGCCAGTCCCTTTTCGGGGAGCAGCGTGGAGGTGGCAGTAGCCAGAGCAGTAAATGGACTCCAGTGGGCCCGGCGGCAAGCACCTCTTCCTCCCAGTCCTCCAAGAGATCCAGCCTCCAGGGCAGCCACAACAGTAGCAGGAGTAGCGGTAGCAGCAGCAGTAGCCAAAGACATGAGCGCGACTACAAGAAGTCTAACAAGCATGGCTCAGAACACTCCAAGTCGCACACGTCCAGTCCAGCCAAGGTGTCCCTGAGCTCTGGTCACTCCCGGTCGCTGGGCGCTGAGCAGCACGGCAAGGAGCGCTACCGCTCCAAGTCCCCGCGTGATCGCGAGGCCAACTGGGACTCACCATCACGGGTGCACACGTCCTTTCCCAGCGGCCCGCACTCCAGCCAAGCCTTTCCCCCTTCCCTCATGTCCAAGCCCGGCTCCATGCAGCAGAAACCTACAGCCTACGTGCGCCCCATGGACGGGCAGGAGACGGTGGAGCCCAAGACCTCTTCAGAGATGTACAGTGGCCAGTCCCAGAGCAGCACCATGGGCGAGATGAAGGCCAACGGCAAGGCCTCGCTCTCCAAGCTGAAGATCCCCTCGCAGCCTGTTGAG AGTTCCATGACTGGGGACGCAAATTGTGTTGATGAGATTTTAAAG GAAATGACTCAGTCCTGGCCCCCTCCATTAACAGCCATCCATACCCCCTGCAAGACTGAGCCTTCGAAGTTTCCATTTCCCTCCAAG GACACACAGCATGCAGGTTTTCCTGGAGCAAACA AGAAGTCCACGAAGACGTCGAGCAGTCACCAGTCCAAGGCAGCGCCGTCGGACGGGGATCAGGCCAA TACTGTTCTGCTGGAGGATGACCTGAAGCTCAGCAGTGATGAGGACAGTGACGGTGAACAGGACTCGGCCAAAAACGCCTCCAGAAACGCATCAGCAAG CAACAACAGTAACAACAGCGAGGGGGCGGAGCACTCACGGGACGACTCCAGCAGTCACAGTGGCTCGGAGAGCAGCTCGGGGTCGGACAGCGAGAGCGAGAGCAGCTCCACGGACAGCGAGGCCAACGAGCCCCCTCGTCCTGCATCGCCAGAG CCGGAACCAGCCACAGCCAATAAGTGGCAGTTGGACAATTGGTTCAAGAAAGCCAAGCAGTTCTCCCCGGCCTCCCCAGTGGACAATAATGTACCCACCAAGTACAAGAAGGATGGCCGGGACCAGAGCTCGGGCCGGGGCTACGGCGGGCAGGGGGGTTCCAAGGATTCTGGGGCGCCCACGCCTAGCAGGGACCTGAGGGCTGCGCAGAAGGGCTCCGAGAGTGGCCGCGGCCGGCAAAAATCACCAGCTCAGAGCGAGGGAGCAGCCGGCCAGCGCAGGACTGTGGGtaaaaaacagcccaaaaaGTCTGAGAAGCTCCCGGTGGTGGAGGAGCCCAAGGGGGGGCTGCGGGTGGAGAGTGAACCGGCCCCAGAAATCCCCCCCCATCGGCCCAAGGCTGCCACCAAGGGCTCCCGCAAACCCAACATCAAGAAGGAGCCCAAGTCCTCGCCCAGACCTGCGGTAGACAAGCGCAAGAGCAAGGCGCCCACCAAGACGTCCCAGAAGTCCCGGGAGTTTGTGGACACGGATTCCTCCTCCTCGGAATCAGAGGAGAACGACAGCATTCCGTCGTCATCCCAGACCCCCAAGTACACAGAGAGCATCCGGACTCCTGTGTGCGTTTTCTCTCCTATGGAAGAGAAGGAGCTGCTCTCGCCCCTCAGCGACCCAGAAGAACGCTTCCCTGTCAGGCAGCAGCAGGAGCTCATGGTGAAGATTGACCTGAGCCTGCTGACCCGTGTCCCCGGACGCCCCTTCAAAGACCTGCTGGAGCCCAAAGTGGAGAGGGACTGCTCCCTGGACAGAGACGGTAACTTCCAGAAGCAGCCCTCGGAGAAAAGCTCCAGTAAGAGCAAAAGGAAACACAAG AATGATGATGAGAGCGCCAAACCAGATAGCAAGAAGTCCAGACTTGAAGAAAAATCCTCATCTCACCACAAGACCAGCAGCAAAGA GTCTAAGAGGGCCGTGGAGGTCAGGGTGAAGGAGGAGCCAGTGCCATCTCCCTCCATATCGGGGTCGGGAGGGCTGCAGAGGACGCCTAAGGCGGAGCACGTCAGCCGCAAGCGAACGGCCAGCCAGTCGTCCACCTCCCTGTCCAGCGGAGCCagcagtgggagggaggggagccacGGCAACAAGAGCAGATCCGAATCCAAGTACCGGAAAGGCGAGGACAAGCAGAGCAGGAGCACCCGGGAGggcaag GAGAAAACCTCGAAGGGCTCCGAAAACCAGCTTGCCGCACCACTGCTCTCCTCGGATGGCTCCAAGTCCACGAGGTCAAAACTGCAGTTTGAGGACCG GGTTCATTCTGCTGATCACTACTTACAAGAGGCCAAGAAACTGAAACACAATGCAGATGCCCTG ATGGATCGGTTTGAAAAGGCTGTGTACTACCTGGACGCTGTAGTGTCCTTCATCGAGTGTGGAAACGCCCTGGAGAAGAGTGCCCAGGAAGCCAAGTCCCCATTCCCTATGTATGCCGAGACCGTGGAGCTCATCAA GTACACTATGAAGTTGAAGAGCTACATGGCCCCAGACGCTACGTCAGCAGACAAACGACTGGCAGTGTTGTG ccTGCGATGCCAGTCCCTACTCTACCTGCGACTGTTCAAGCTGAGGAAAGAGAGTGCACTGAAATACTCTAAAACGCTCACGGAGCACCTGAAG AATTCTTTGAGTAACACCCAAGCTCCCTCTCCTGGAATGGGAAA TAAAGCGGCGGGCATGCCGTCTCCGGTCTCCCCAAAGCTGTCCCCAGGTAGCGCTGGCAGCTACTCCTCGGGCACATCCAGCGCCAGCGGCAGCTCTTCCGTCACCATCCCCCAGCGCATCCACCAGATGGCTGCCAGCTACGTCCAGGTCACCTCCAACTTCCTCTACGCCACCGAGGTGTGGGACCAAGCGGAGCAGCTGGCCAAAGAGCAGAAAG AGTTCTTCACAGAGCTGGACAAGGTGATGAGCCCTCTGATCTTCAACACCAGCAGTATGACTGAACTGGTGCGCTTCACACGGCAGGGCCTACACTGGCTGCGATTGGACGCTAAGCTCATCCCCTGA